The DNA window GCGGCAGTGCGGCAGCGGCTCGGCGGATAGAGCCGCTCGGGTGAACCGAGCACGGGAGGGGGGTAGCGATTGGAGGCCTGGCAGCGGACGGACGACTGCGGCGCGCTGCGCCTGGAGGACGTGGGACGCACGGTGACGCTCAACGGCTGGGCGAACGGCGTGCGCGACCACGGCGACCTGGCGTTCATCGACCTTCGGGACCGCACCGGCATGGTGCAGCTTCGAGCCGACGCGGCCGAGTCGGGCGAGTTGGTCCACGCGGCTGCGGCCGTCAGGCCGGAGCACGTGCTCAGCGTGACCGGCGAGGTCCGCCGTCGCGCGCCGGGCATGGAGAACCCCAGGCTGTCGACCGGCGATGTCGAGGTCGAGATTCGGCGGCTCGAGGTGCTCAACCCGAGCCGGCAACCCCTTCCCTTCCAGGTCGGCGACGAATCGCAGATGGCGCAGGTCAGCGAGGAACTGCGCGTCCGCTACCGCTATCTGGACCTGCGCCGCCCCGTCATGCAGAAGATGCTCCGGCTGCGTCACGAGGCCGTGCGCCTGATTCGGCGCTACCTGGATGAGCGCGGCTTTCTCGAGATCGAGACGCCGATCATCACGAAGTCGACGCCGGAGGGCGCGCGCGACTACCTGGTGCCCTACCGGCTCCAGGCGGGCCAGTTCTACGCGCTCCCGCAGTCGCCGCAGCAGTACAAGCAACTCTTGATGGTGGCCGGCTGCGACCGCTACTACCAGATCGCGCGGTGCTTCCGCGACGAGGCCCAGCGGGCCGATCGGCAACCCGAGTTCACGCAGCTCGACCTGGAGATGGCGTTCGTGACCCAGGAGGACGTGCTGCGCATCACCGAAGGGCTGACGACCGAGCTGATCCGCGAGCTCTCGAGCAGGCGTCTCGAGCCGGTGCCCTTCGCCCGGCTGACCTACGACGAGGCCATGGACCGCTTCGGCACGGACAAACCCGACCTGCGTTTCGGGCTCGAGCTGGCCAACGTTGGCCCGGCGCTGGCTGGCACGGGCTTCGCCGTGTTCCGATCCGCGCTCCAGGCGGGCGGCATGGTGAAGGCGTTGCGCTATCCAGGCGGAGCGGTTCTGTCTCGGAAGGAGATCGACGACCTGGCCGCGTTCGCCCGCGAGTTTGGCGCGAAGGGGCTTGCCTATCTGGTCTTCGAGGACGGCGGCGAGGCGACCCGGGGGCCGGTGGCGAAGCACCTGGCCCCGGCCGAGGTGGCCGCCGTGCGGGAGAGGACGGGAGCGCGGCCGGGCGACCTGGTGCTCTTCGCTGCCGACACGCCGAAGGTCGTGGCGAGTGTGCTGGGCCGTCTCCGCAACGAGATATCGCGCCGCCTCCGACTGGCGGACCCCGACGTGCTCTGCTTCTGCTGGGTCACGGACTTCCCGCTGGTGGAGTGGAGCGAGGAGGACGGGCGCTGGGACGCCACGCACCACCCCTTCACGATGCCGCACCCCGAGGACCTGGAGCTCCTCGAGTCCGATCCGGGCCGGGTCCGCGCGCTCTGCTACGACATCGTGTGCAACGGCATGGAGTGGGCTTCCGGCTCCATTCGGATCCATCGCAGCGACATCCAGGCGCGGGTCTTCGCGCTGCTGGGGATCGACGAAAAGATGCAGCGCGAGCGCTTCGGCCACATCCTGGAGGCCTTCCAGTATGGCGCGCCGCCGCACGGCGGCATCGCGCCCGGGATCGACCGGCTCTTGATGCAGATGCTGGGCACCGAGAACATCCGCGAGGTGATCGCCTTTCCGAAGATGGGCGGCGGGACAGACCCGATGATGGGCGCGCCCTCCCCGGTGGAGCAGGCGCAACTCGACGAGCTGCACCTGCGGGTGGTGCTGCCCGAGAAGTAGCGAGCCGGGCTGCGTCCGAGGCCTCGCGGGGTACCTCTCCTCGGAGAG is part of the Chthonomonadales bacterium genome and encodes:
- the aspS gene encoding aspartate--tRNA ligase, which translates into the protein MEAWQRTDDCGALRLEDVGRTVTLNGWANGVRDHGDLAFIDLRDRTGMVQLRADAAESGELVHAAAAVRPEHVLSVTGEVRRRAPGMENPRLSTGDVEVEIRRLEVLNPSRQPLPFQVGDESQMAQVSEELRVRYRYLDLRRPVMQKMLRLRHEAVRLIRRYLDERGFLEIETPIITKSTPEGARDYLVPYRLQAGQFYALPQSPQQYKQLLMVAGCDRYYQIARCFRDEAQRADRQPEFTQLDLEMAFVTQEDVLRITEGLTTELIRELSSRRLEPVPFARLTYDEAMDRFGTDKPDLRFGLELANVGPALAGTGFAVFRSALQAGGMVKALRYPGGAVLSRKEIDDLAAFAREFGAKGLAYLVFEDGGEATRGPVAKHLAPAEVAAVRERTGARPGDLVLFAADTPKVVASVLGRLRNEISRRLRLADPDVLCFCWVTDFPLVEWSEEDGRWDATHHPFTMPHPEDLELLESDPGRVRALCYDIVCNGMEWASGSIRIHRSDIQARVFALLGIDEKMQRERFGHILEAFQYGAPPHGGIAPGIDRLLMQMLGTENIREVIAFPKMGGGTDPMMGAPSPVEQAQLDELHLRVVLPEK